Genomic segment of Streptomyces zhihengii:
GGCCATGGCGTCCGGGCTGCCCGTCGTCACCACCGACGACCCCGGCTACGCGCCGTACGGGCTGGACCGCGACCACGTCAGGCTGCTGCCCCGGGACGCCGGCGAACTGCGCGCGGCGCTGGCCGCCCTCGCCGCCGACACCCGGCTGCGCGAACGGATGGGCCGCTACTCCCGGCACTACGCGACCTCCTGCTTCGCCTGGCCGGAGCACACCCGGACGCTGCTCGGCCTCTACCGCTGCGCACTGTCCGGCACCCCCGGCGAACAGCCCTCCAGGACACCGGTGGAGGCGGCATGAAGCTCGAAGCCCCGGCCCGGCCGGCGTCCGCACCGAGGAGGTGGCGCGCCGCGGCGCTCGCGCGGTCCACGACGCGTCCGGCCGGCCCGGGCCGCATCGCGGACATCCGCCGGGACCCGCTGATGTCCAACTCGTTCTTCCTGATGCTGACGACGGTGACGGCGGCCGCCGCCGGGTTCCTCTTCTGGATCCTCGTCGCCCACCTGTACCCGGCCGAGGAGGTGGGCCGGGCGTCGTCGCTGATCTCCTGCGTCTATCTGCTGTCGTACTTCAGCCTGTTCGGGCTCAGCAACACCCTGGTGCGGCATCTGCCCACCAGCGAACGGCCGGGCGACGAGACCAGCACGGCGGTCGTCACCGCCTGCTTCGGCACCCTGCTGGTCTCGGGCACCTTCGTCCTGGCGGTGCCCTGGCTCGCGCCCCAGCTCGCCTTCGTCCACAGCAGCCCGCTGACCGTCGTCGTCTTCCTGGTGCTCGCGGGCGGGGCGGCCGTCAACCTGCTGACCGACTCCGTCTTCGTGGCCTTCCGTTCGACGCGTTACAACTTCGCCATCAACGGTGTGCTGATGGGCAGCCTCAAGGTGGCGCTGCCCGTCGCCTTCGTGTTCGCCGGGGCCATGGGCATCTTCCTCGCCAGCGGGCTCGCGTCGGCCGTGGCGGCGGCGGTGAGCATCTGGGTCGCGCGGCGGAAGCTGCGGCTGCGCGTCCGCCCGTACTTCTCCTGGCGGCTGCTGCGCCGCACGATCGCCTACTCGCTGAGCAACTACGTCGCGTGCAGCCTCAACCTGGTGCCCCAGATCGTGCTGCCGCTCGTCGTCCTGGAGCGCCTCGGACCGGTCCCGGCCGCCGTGTTCTTCATCGCCTTCCAGATCGCCAACCTGGTGTACTGCGCCTCCTACGCCATCGGGGACGCGCTCTTCGCCGAGGGCTCGCAGGCCAAGGCCGACCTGCGCTCGATCGCCCGCCGCTCCGGAGCCGCCATGCTCGCCGTGAACGTGCCCGCCGCGGCGTTCGTGATGCTCCTCGCGGGGCACATCCTGAACGTCTTCGGCCCCGAGTACGCCCGCGGCGGCACCACCACGCTCCTGGTGTTCGCGCTCTCCGCCCTCGGCGTCGCCTTCTACACCTGGGCGGACTTCCTGCTCAAGGTGACCCGCCAGCTCACGGCGTCGGTCGTCTCCAACCTGGTCGCCTTCGCCGTCATCCTCGGCATCACGCTGGCCAAGGTGGACGAGGGCCTGGTGTGGGCCGCCATCGCCTGGGGCATCGGCAACGTCGCCTCGGGCGTCGTCGCCACCGCGGCCCTGCTGCTCTCCCGCCGGGGGCCGCTGGCCGCCCGGCGGCCCTCCCGGAAGGAGGCGTCATGACCGTCCGCACCGTGCTGCTCGCCTCGCCGTACTTCCCGCCCGACCTCGGCGGTGTGGAGAGCTACGTCGCCAACCTCGCCCGGCTGCTGGCGTCCCGGCACGGTCTGCGCGTCGTGGTCGCCGCGACGGCCGGCCCGGACCGCGGGCCCGGCCTCCACCGGGGGCCGGACGGCATCCGGGTGCACCGCCTCGCCGCCCCGTTCACCGTCTCGCGGACC
This window contains:
- a CDS encoding lipopolysaccharide biosynthesis protein; amino-acid sequence: MKLEAPARPASAPRRWRAAALARSTTRPAGPGRIADIRRDPLMSNSFFLMLTTVTAAAAGFLFWILVAHLYPAEEVGRASSLISCVYLLSYFSLFGLSNTLVRHLPTSERPGDETSTAVVTACFGTLLVSGTFVLAVPWLAPQLAFVHSSPLTVVVFLVLAGGAAVNLLTDSVFVAFRSTRYNFAINGVLMGSLKVALPVAFVFAGAMGIFLASGLASAVAAAVSIWVARRKLRLRVRPYFSWRLLRRTIAYSLSNYVACSLNLVPQIVLPLVVLERLGPVPAAVFFIAFQIANLVYCASYAIGDALFAEGSQAKADLRSIARRSGAAMLAVNVPAAAFVMLLAGHILNVFGPEYARGGTTTLLVFALSALGVAFYTWADFLLKVTRQLTASVVSNLVAFAVILGITLAKVDEGLVWAAIAWGIGNVASGVVATAALLLSRRGPLAARRPSRKEAS